From the Planctomycetota bacterium genome, the window TCGAAAAGCAGGTAAAAACCTTAAAAGGCGAAAAAGAAAAACTGGACAAGGAGGTCGGTAAAATCACATCACTCAATGATAAAATCGCTCAACTGGAAAAGGAAAATGGCGATTTAAAATCTGAAAACACCACTTTAAAAGAAAATTCGGCCAAACTGGAAATGGAATTCAATGCTCTACGCGATGAAAGCAATGGGATAATGCAAATGGCTCAGCAGCTTGTTGCCATCAAAAAACAGCTGGAAGCAGAAAATGCGGCGTTAAAAGAAAAACTATCTTCAAACCCATCATCAACACCATCTGAGACAAAACCACCGGAAACCGCACCAGATAACAAAGAAGCAAAGCCGCCGGTTAAGCCGGGCATGGGGAATATGCCTGAATCGGTCAAGCAATGGATGATGAAACAGAAAGAACGTTCACAGCAAGGACTGCCTCCGGAAGAGCCCCCGGAAGAAGTCAAAAAATGGATGGACGAAAACATGCCCAAAAAGCCACAATAACAGGATGTGAAAATAAAAACTATTGATAGTTGCCTTAGACAGAATTAATTATGCCGCGGAATAATTGATTTGGCAATGCCTTCCAATAATCCAGATTCAGCGGATTGAGGTAACGCTTTAAGCGACTCAACTGCTTTTACCGAATACCATTGGGCTGTCTTCAAAATATCGTCTCTAACAGACTCGAGGTTGCAATCAGGCTTATATCCCCCTGCCCCGCCTGATTTGCTATTGCGGATAAGAGAAACAATCATTTTTTCCATCTTTTTACTGCCGTTTTTTGGGAAGCGTTTCATTAAACGCATCAATGGCAAGGTTATTTTTCCTTTAGCCAAATCCGTCCCTACTGTCTTCCCGATGGATTTCTCTGTAGCCGTAAAATCGAGGTAATCATCCAATATCTGATATGCCATTCCAAAATTAAGCCCGTAGTTTTTTAGCGCCAAATGGTGTTTTTTATTACCGGATGCAAACGCCGAACCTAAATAACAAGACGTCGCGAACAGAGTCGCGGTCTTTTCCCTGATTATCCTTAAATAATCCTTTTCGGTGAGCGAAGAATCAAATCTGCGTTCAGTATGGACCAGCTCCCCATGGCATATCTGCCCCACCGTTTCGGCAATAACTTTCACAACTTCCGTGGATTGTATATCCGCGCAAGTTTTAAATGCATTGGAAAATATCAAATCGCCATAAAGAATTGCCATTTCATTTCCCCATTTTTGATTTATCGTCGGCAGATATCTCCTTAACCTTGCATCATCAAGAACGTCATCATGCATAAGAGTGGCATTATGGATTAATTCCACGATCAAAGCCAGGTCAAAATGGATAGGTTTAATACGGCCGCTCACCCGGGCGGAGAGGAAAAGTAAAACCGGGCGTAATCTTTTACCGCGGACTTTTTCCTGATAAAGATATAGTTTCCGGCTAACCCCATTCTGTTTAGCAAAAAGGCAATTAAATGAATTCTCGAATTGCTTCAACTCCGCTTTAAGCGACTGATGCACAGTTTGTAAATTAATCATCGTTAGGCGAATCCCATTCCGTTTAAGACTGAAAGCATTACGCCGGCCGCCATTATCGAACCGATTTGTCCGCCGGCATTAACGCTTATGGCATGCATCAGCAGAAAATTCTGAGGATCGGCTTTTTGACCTTCCCGCTGAACCACCCGGGCAGACATCGGGAAAGCAGAAATCCCGGCCGCACCGATTAAAGGATTGATTTTTCCTCCGCTTAACCGATACATTAATTTGCCCAATAACACGCCGCAAACCGTATCCAATATAATGGCAATCAATCCTAATCCAAAAACCATCAGGGTTGTCTGCTGCAGAAATTTATCCGCCTCCATTGTCGCGCCGATGCTGATTCCCAGAAGCAGGGTAATAACATTAATCAACTCATTCTGCGCGGCCTGGCTTAAACGCCCGACGACCCCGCACTCTTTCAGGAAATTACCGAGCATCAAAAGCCCTATAAGCGGAGCTCCCTTGGGAGCGACCAAACAGGTGAATACAGTTACCATAACCGGAAAGATGATTCTTACGGTTTTGGATACGGATGTTTTAAGCGTTCCCATTTTGGTCATCCGTTCCTTCTTCGTGGTCAAAAGGCGCATAATCGGAGGCTGGATAATCGGGACAAGAGACATATATGAATAAGCGGCAACCATAATGGCGC encodes:
- a CDS encoding polyprenyl synthetase family protein — protein: MINLQTVHQSLKAELKQFENSFNCLFAKQNGVSRKLYLYQEKVRGKRLRPVLLFLSARVSGRIKPIHFDLALIVELIHNATLMHDDVLDDARLRRYLPTINQKWGNEMAILYGDLIFSNAFKTCADIQSTEVVKVIAETVGQICHGELVHTERRFDSSLTEKDYLRIIREKTATLFATSCYLGSAFASGNKKHHLALKNYGLNFGMAYQILDDYLDFTATEKSIGKTVGTDLAKGKITLPLMRLMKRFPKNGSKKMEKMIVSLIRNSKSGGAGGYKPDCNLESVRDDILKTAQWYSVKAVESLKALPQSAESGLLEGIAKSIIPRHN
- a CDS encoding sodium ion-translocating decarboxylase subunit beta, translating into MIETLLMGLNGLMEGFKNLGISNVIMLVIGGGLIFLAIKHGFEPLLLIPIGFGAILVNLPMTGLMEHDGLLRIIYDFGIMTELFPCLIFIGIGAMADFSPILTNPKILFMSAAGQFGIFLTVILALELGDFSRPEACAIGIIGACDGPTSIIFAKRYAPALAGAIMVAAYSYMSLVPIIQPPIMRLLTTKKERMTKMGTLKTSVSKTVRIIFPVMVTVFTCLVAPKGAPLIGLLMLGNFLKECGVVGRLSQAAQNELINVITLLLGISIGATMEADKFLQQTTLMVFGLGLIAIILDTVCGVLLGKLMYRLSGGKINPLIGAAGISAFPMSARVVQREGQKADPQNFLLMHAISVNAGGQIGSIMAAGVMLSVLNGMGFA